CGGTCTTTCGGTTTCACGCCCTTTTCGATCCATGCGACCAGTTCGTCGCGAGATTCGATCGGCGTGAGGTCGACGGTATCACGAGCCATCGGCATGTCCTGAGCGGGAGGCGGTTACGGGCCGGGCAACAAACCACGACGCCGCGGAGGCGGGATAGTCCGGGGAGATAACGATGACGCGACCATTTCGAAAGGGGAGACGGTCATAGTGCTGCCATCCGGCAAACACAATGCAGCCCTGACCAGGCGGCTGCATGGCCGCTCCCCGCTGCGTCCTGCCCCAGCCTCTCAGGCTCAGCCGTCGCGGCAGCCAAGTCATATTGCCGGAGCCAAGTCATCTTGCCGGGCGGTCGGGCATGATATGGCGGCCATGATATCGTCAGGCTCGCGATTCGACCGGAGGCCAGTCTCGCCAATGCATCCGACCGCCCTGAAACGCTGTGCGCTCGCCGCCGGCCTCCTCGCGTGGCCGCTCGCCGCTGAAGCGCAGACCCCGCCCTCGACCGGGGCGACGCCGGCGCCCGTGCAGCAGGCGGTGCCGCCGGTCCAGCAGGCGCCCGACACCGTGCTGCCGGCGCCGGTTGGCCCGGCTGCGGTCGACATCTCCGCCGCCATCAAGCGGGCCCAGGAGGCGGCCAGCGCCGGCCGTTCGACCGAGGCGCTCGATGCCCTCGACGAGGCCGCGGTGACGATCTGGGAACGCATGCCGCTGACCGTGCGCCGGGCGACCCTGGTCGCCGAGGAGCCGCAGGGTTATGGCGTGTTCAACCCGCGCGATTCATCGAGTTTCGACGCCGGCCAGCCCTTGCTCGTCTATGTCGAGCTCAACGGCCAGGGCTGGCGCCGCTCCGGCGATCTGTTCCGCACCGACCTGGTGCTCGACTTCGAGCTGCGCACCAAGGACGGCCAGGCGCTGGTCGCCCAGCAGGCCTTCAACACGATCGCCACCGCCAGCCGGCGGCGCAATCGCGAATTCTTCGTCTATGTCACCTATTCCTTCTCGGGCGTCGAGCCTGGCGACTATGTCGTGCGCACCACGGTGCGTGACCGCGCCGGCAGCAAGCAGACCTCGTTCGACCTGTCTTTTACCGTCAAGCCATAGCCCGTGCGAGACATCCGGGTCAGCTGGCCGCCGATCCGGCCTGCGGTCGACATCGAACCGAGGGTGCGCTAGCAAGCGGGCCTGAAGTTTCGCGCCAAAAGGCCGCCTCATGTCCGAGAATCCGAAAAAGAAAGCCGGCCCCCTGGCCCGCCTGCCGCGCGGCTTCGCCGATCGCGGGCCGGCCGAGATCGCCGCCACCAATGCCATGCTCGAGACCATCCGCAAGGTCTACGAGCTCTATGGTTTCGAGGCGGTGGAGACCCCGGCCTTCGAATTCACCGATGCGCTCGGCAAGTTCCTGCCAGACCAGGACCGGCCGAACGAGGGCGTCTTCTCGCTGCAGGACGACGACGAGCAGTGGCTGTCCCTGCGTTACGACCTGACCGCGCCGCTGGCGCGCTACGTCGCCGAGAATTTCGACGCCCTGGCGAAACCTTATCGCAGCTATCGCGCGGGCTATGTCTTCCGCAACGAGAAGCCCGGCCCCGGCCGGTTCCGCCAGTTCATGCAGTTCGATGCCGACACCGTGGGCTCGGCGACGCCGGCAGCCGATGCCGAAATCTGCATGATGGCTGCCGATACCATGGAAGCGCTCGGCATCCAGCGCGGCGACTATGTCGTCAGGATCAACAACCGCAAGGTTCTCGACGGCGTGCTGGAGGCGATCGGCCTCGGCGGCGACGACAATGCCGGCAAGCGGCTGACTGTGCTCAGGGCAATCGACAAGCTGGACAAGTTCGGCCCCGAGGGGGTCGGGCTGCTGCTGGGGCCCGGGCGCAAGGACGAAAGCGGCGATTTCACCAAGGGCGCCGGGCTGGACGAGCCGGCGATCAGCCGCGTGCTGGCTTTCACCGCGGCCAAGGGGGCTGACGCTCAGACCACGCTGGCCAATCTCGATCGGGTTGTCGACGGCTTCGAACGCGCTGCGGCCGGGGTTGGCGAATTGCGCACCATGGCCGGCTTGTTCGCCGCCGGCGGTTACGGCGAGGACCGCATCGTCATCGACCCCTCGGTCGTGCGTGGCCTCGAATATTACACGGGGCCCGTCTACGAGGTCGAACTGACCTTCCCGGTCACCAATGACGAAGGCCAGGTGGTGCGTTTCGGTTCGGTCGCCGGCGGCGGCCGTTATGACGGCCTGATCGCCCGCTTTCGCGGCGAAGAGGTGCCGGCCGCAGGCTTCTCGATCGGCGTCTCCAGGCTCGCCGCCGCCTTGAAATCGCTTGGCAAGCTCGACGCCGCCGCCATCCCCGGCCCGATCGTCGTGCTGGTCATGGACAAGGACCGGGTCGCCGACTACCAGGCCATGGTCACCGAACTGCGCCGCGCCGGCATTCGGGCCGAGATCTATCTCGGCTCGTCCGGCATGAAGGCGCAGATGAAATATGCCGACCGGCGCGGCGCGCCGGCGGTGATCATCCAAGGCTCGAACGAACTCGCCGCCGGCGAGGTGATGATCAAGGATCTGGTCGCCGGCGCGGAAGCGGCCAAGTCGATCACCGACAATGCCGAATGGCGGGCGGCGCGGCCGGCGCAGTTCGCCGCCCCGCGCGCCGGACTGGTGCAGGCGATCCAGGACCTCCTGAGCAAGAGCTGAAGACCGCCCCATCCTGGCCGCATTCGACAAGGATGGTCCGGCCGCATCGTTCGGACCCCTTTTCATGTCGAAGATTCGCGACCTCGCCAACACCATCATCGGCGCGCTGGCCATCGTGGTGGTGCTGCGCTCCTTTGCTTTTGCCACCTATCATATCCCGAGCGAAAGCATGGTGCCGACGCTCGAGGTTGGCGACCGCGTCGCGGCGGTCAAATTCCCCTATGGCTACAGCCGTTTCTCCCTGGTCGGCGGCGACTACCTGCCGCGCTTCCCCGGTGAGACCGGCCGCATTCCGGCGGCCATGCCGGCGCGCGGCAATGTCGCGGTGTTCCGCCACCCGGTCTCGGGCGAGGACTTCATCAAGCGGGTGGTCGGCCTGCCGGGCGACCGGGTGGCGATCCGCGAGGGCCGCGTCTGGCTGAACGGTGCCGCGGTGCCGCTCGCCGAATCCGGCCATTGGACCTATCGCGACCCGTCCGGTGCGATCGTCGCCGTCACCGCTTATCGGGAGACCCTTCCCGGCGCCGAGCCACACACCATCCTGCTGCGCGACCGGCGCAGCCCGATGAGCGACATGGCCGAGGCGATCGTTCCCGAAGGCCGGCTGTTCATGCTTGGCGACAACCGGGACAATTCCTCCGACAGCCGGTTCTCGTCGATGGGCTTCGTGCCGGTCGAGAACCTGATCGGCCGCGCCGACGCGATCCTCTATTCATTCGCCAGTTGCGCCGGTGAGGCCGGCCTGCGCTGCGCGCCGCGTCGCATGCTCGAGCGCGTCGAATAAGGCCCGGGGGATCGCTCGCCCGTTACTCGTCGCGCCGGCTGCCATATTGCGGCAAGGACAGGCCATGGGTGATCGCCAGCGCCCGCGCGACGAAGGCGACCGCAAAGCCGAACAGCGCGGGAAGCGGCGAGGGGACGACCGACGAGGTCAGGGCGAAGACGATCGCGCCGGCCAGCGCCGCGGTCACATAGATGTCGCGCTTGAGCACCAGGGGCACGTCGCCGGCCATGACGTCTCTGATGATGCCGCCGAAGGTCGCGGTGACGACGCCGAGCAGGATCGCCGAGATCGCCGGGGCGCCGGCCGCGAAACCCCTGGCCGTGCCGCTGACGGCAAATAGCGCAAGTCCGACCGCGTCGGCCCAGAGCAGGATCCGCGCGCGACTTTCCTTCTCGAACTGATGCGCCGTGAAAAAGGCGACGATCGAGACGACGGCGCAGATGATGACCACCGTCGGATCGAAGATCCAGGCCAGTGGCGTCGCCCCGATCAGGAGATCGCGCAGCGTGCCGCCGCCGATCCCCGTCACGGTGCCGAGCATGATGAAGCCGAAAGGGTCCATCGACTTGCGCGCCGCGACCATCGCTCCGGTGAGGGCGAAGACGCCCACGCCGATCAGCTCGATGGCCGGCTGGACCCCGGTCACTCCCTCATGCGCCTTCGGAGGACGCCGCGGCCGGAGCCGTCTTCGGCCCACCCTTGGAGACGCCGACCAGGGCCGGGCGCAGCACCCGCTCGCCGATGACGTAGCCGGCCTGGACCGTTTGCACCACCGTGCCATTGGGCACGTCCGGATTGGGCAGTTCGAACATGGCCTGATGCAGGTTGGGGTCGAATTTCTGGCCGTCCGGCTCGATCTTCTTGACGCCGTGCTTCTCCAGCGTCTTGAGCAGTTCGCGCTCGGTCAGGCTGATGCCGTCGACGAAGGCCTTCAGCGGTCCGTCTTCGGCCTGGGCCTCGGCAGGCGCGCTGTCGAAGGCGCGGCGGATATTGTCGGCGACGCTCAGCATGTCGCGGGCAAACGAGGCGACGCCATAGACCTTGGCGTCGGCCACTTCGCGCTCGGTGCGCTTCCTGAGATTTTCCATCTCGGCCAGCGTGCGCAACAGCCGGTCCTTCATGTCACGGGCCTCGGCGCGCGCGGCGGCAAGCTCCGCCTCGCGCGGATCGCCGGTGTCGCCCTCGGCCTCCTCGTGCTTGGGCACGTCCAGGGCCGGATCGGCGCCCGGCGGGTTCTCGTGGGCCGGGGCATCATCGATGGGCGCGAACTCATGCGCTTTATTCGGGTTGTTCATGGCAACTCGCTGACTACGGACAAAGGGGTTGGGCCCGATATCGAGCCTTGCGCGCCGGAAATCAAGGTTGGCGACGCGCGGGGCAGGGACCGATCATGGCTGGTGAAGGCGCTGTAGCAGGTCTGGGCCGGAATAACGCCGCGATCCGCCGGGATGTTTCACCAGATCTGCCATCGCGGCATTTTTCGGTGCGGTCAGGCCATGCGCCGTCGCCAGGCGGACGATCGCACCGCAGAGATCGTCGATTTCGGTCGTCCGCCCGGCGTGGATGTCGTCCCACATCGACGAGCGGGCTGACGAATCGATCTTCAGCATGCTGGCGGCGATGCGCGAAAAAGCCCAGGTCGGCAGGCGCAGGATGGTCGGGATGAGGCGCGGCGGGGCCGCGCCGACCTTGGCGGGCCTGATGCCGGCCTTGCGCATCACGTCAAGCGCCTCGTCCTGGAGTGCCGCCAGCACGCGCCGGTAGCCGGCATCCAGCAACTCCTCGCGCAGTGGCAGTCCAGCCAGCGCATTCACCGGATTATTGAGGTTCAACAGGAGCTTGCCCCATTGTACCGCGGCCATGTCGGCGGCCAGTTTGAGCGGCAGCCCGGCCCGTGCGAACGCGGCCTCGACGGACCGGCATGCGACATGGTCTTCGGCATATAACTGGCCCGACGTCGCCCGATGGGCGGTCAGCCGGCCGTCGCTGCCCGTCGTCAGCACGACGTTGAACGGCACCATTCCGGCGAGCGCCTGGCACCCGGGTGCGGCGCTGCGGATCCGATCGCCGTTGTCGATGCCGTTCTGCAGCGACAGGATCGGCGTGCCCTGAGCAAAGGCTGCGCCGATCTCGCCGGCGGCCGTGACGGTCGCGCCGCCTTTGGTACACAACAGGACAAAGCTCGGCTGGCCACCCGCCGCGGCCTCCGCGACGGTGTCGACCGCGACGAAACATCTTGGTTCGAGCGCGGCGCGAAAGCCGTCGAGGTCGCTGACCACGAGGCCATGGCCTTCCAGCGCATCAGCAATGCGCCGCCGCGCCACGAACACCACCTGCTCGCCCGCTGCCGCCAACCGGCCGCCGACATGGCAGCCGATGGCGCCGGCGCCGACAATGACGAACCGGGTTGCCATTGTCGGTCCCTCCGTTGTGGTCAGGCTCCGAAAACCGGCCGTGGCAGGCCTTCGCGAAGATGCGCCGCGGTCACGGTATTGGCCATCAGCAACGCAATGGTCATGGGTCCGACACCGCCGGGCACCGGCGTGATCGCCCGGGCGATTTCGGCCGCCTCCCGGGTTGCCACGTCGCCGACCAGGCGCGTCCTGCCTTCGCCGCGCTCCGGCGCCGGAATGCGGTTGATGCCGACATCGACGACCACCGCACCGGGCCTGATCCAGTCGCCGCGGATCATTTCCGGGCGGCCGACGGCCGCGACCAGCACGTCGGCGCGACGGCAGACGGCGGCAAGATCGGCGGTCTTGGAATGGGCGATGGTGACGGTTGCGTCGCGCTGCAACAGCAACTGGGCGATCGGCTTGCCGACGATATTCGACCGTCCGACGACGACGGCCTGCTTGCCGGCAAGCGATGGCCCCAGCACGCTTTCGATCAGGATCAGCGAACCGGCTGGCGTGCAGGGCACCAGGGCGCGCGCCGTGGCACCGCTGCCGAGCAGCCCGACATTGACCGGATGGAAGCCGTCGACGTCCTTGGCCGGATCGACGGCCATCAGCACCCGGTCGGTGTCGATCGTCCTGGGCAATGGCAATTGCACCAGGATGCCGTCAATGCCGGGATCGGCATTGAGCCGTGCCACCAGGGCCAGCAGTTCGGCCTCGGTGGTCGTCACCGGCAGGTTATGCTGCTCCGAGCGGAAACCCGCGGCCTCGGCCTCGCGGCTCTTGTTGCGGACATAGACCTGGCTTGCCGGGTCCTCGCCGACCAGCACCACGGCGAGCCCTGGTGGGCGACCCGCCCGGGGGGTGAAGGCCGAAGCCGCGGCGCGCGCTTTGGCGAGCACGGTCTGAGCGATCGCCTTGCCGTCGATGATCTCGGCAGCCATTGGCGTCACACCCGCATCGGCATGAGCACATAGAGCGCGCCCGGGCCGGTCGGATCCTGAATAAGGGTGGGCGAGCCCGGATCGGCCAGCTTCAGTTCGATGGTGTCGCCATCGACCTGACCGGTGATGTCGAGCAGATAGCGCGAATTGAAGCCGATATCGATGGCATCCGCCTCATAGGACACCTCGACCTCTTCGGTCGCGCTGCCGGAATCCGGATTGGTCACCGACAGTGTCAGCTTGCCGTCGGCGGCCGACAGCTTCACCGCCCGGCCGCGCTCCGACGACACCGTCGACACGCGGTCGACCGCTGCGGCGAACTCGGACTTCTCGACCGTCAGGATCTTGTCGTTGCCGAGCGGGATGACGCGGGCATAGTCGGGGAAGGTGCCGTCGATCAGCTTGGAGGTCAGCACGGTCTCGCCGAAGCGGAAGCGCACCTTGGCGGTCGACAGTTCGACCGTGACGGTGGCTTCGGGGTCGTCGGCCAGGCGCTGCACCTCGGCGACCGTCTTGCGCGGCACGATGACGCCGGGCATGCCGATGGCGCCCTGCGGCGCCTCGAATTCGACCTGGGCGAGCCGGTGACCGTCGGTCGCCACAGCGCGGATCAGGCTGACGCCGGCCTTCTCGACCGTGTGGATATAGATGCCGTTCAGATAATAGCGTGTCTCTTCGGTCGAGATGGCGAACTGGGTCTTGTCGATCAGCCGCTTCAGGTCCTTGGCGGCAACCTCGAAACTGTGGCTCATCTCGCCCGCTGCGATATCCGGGAAATCGCTCTCGGGGATCGTCTGCAAGGTGAAGCGCGAGCGTCCGGCGCGCACCGCGAGCGTGCCTTTGTCGCCCACCGTCTCGATCACCACCTGCGAGCCGTCGGGCAATTTGCGCACGATGTCGTAGATCATGTGGGCTGGCACCGTGGTGCCGCCGGACTGGCCGACCTCGGCGGCCAGGCTCTCGACCACTTCGATGTCGAGATCGGTCGCCTTCAGGCGCAGCGACTGGCCGTCGGCGCGCATCAGCACATTGGACAGGACCGGGATCGTGTTGCGCCGCTCGACGACGCGATGCACGTGTCCGAGGGATTTCAGGAGCTGGGCCCGCTCAACGGTCACCTTCATCAACGCTGCTCCAAGACATGACCAGGGCGTGCCATCAGGCCGCCCCTCAAAAACAAGGGCCGACAGTCAAGCCTGCCGACGCGCGCGTTTCAAGGTGTGCGCTGCACATGCGAACAGCTTTCAACCCCGGTTTGGCCGATTGCGCAAGCGCCGCTTCGCCGGTTGCGGCATTCCGGGCTGATTTCGTCGGAATCAACGGCTTGCGCGGGTCGGCTGCGCGGTCTCGGCATGCCGCCGAGCCTTGAATTGGCCACTGAAAGAGAGAAGAATCGCTTGGTAATTTTGCATGCCACCGGCCGGTGGGAGGAGTTCGTCATGTCTTTCGTCATGTCCAAGGAATGGCTTGAACGGCAATTGCGGGCGTCGCGCCGTTGCGCGGGGCCCGGTCTCTTGGCTCTCGCAGCCGCGGTCGCGGTCGTGCCGCTCCTGCTGACCGCGCCGGCTTCCGCCGATCGCTTTGGTGGTGCGCCTGGAGGCGATCGGTTCCAGATCGAGGATCCGCGCAACCGGGTGACGGTCTCGGTGCGTACGGTGCCGGTCGGCGCCTTCTGCGTGCGGGCGGTGGAAGCGGTCGGCTATGATCCGAGGCTCAATCAGCGGCTTTACCACGTCCGCTTCAATTCCGGTGTCATGGCGAGCTTGGGCGTCACCGCTTACGAGAACGCACTGTCCAGCGCCCGCACCGAGCGCGATGCCGTGCAGGGGCTGGAATATGCCCAGCGCGACGCCGCGCCGTTCCGGCGCAACCCCGGCGATTGCATCTGAGCGCCGGGACGCACAAGGCCCTGATCGACGACCGCCCGATCGATGGCGGTCTGACGAGCGCAGTCGAGGCGCGCCGGGCATGAGCGGTCGCGGGTGATCCACCCGCGACGCAACATGGCTTTCGGGCTCAGTCGTTGAGCCGGCGCTTCAAGACTTCCACTTCTTCGTTGAGCGCCGGATCCTGGCCGACCAGGCCTTCGATCTTGCGCACGGCGTGCAGTACGGTGGTGTGGTCGCGCCCGCCGAAGCGGCGGCCGATCTCCGGCAAAGACCGGAGCGTCATGGTCTTGGCCAGATACATGGCGATCTGACGCGGGCGGACCACGGTGGCGGTGCGCCGCGACGACAGGATGTCGGAGCGGCTGACATTGTAGTGCTGCGCGACGATCTTCTGGATTTCCTCGATCTTGACCCGGCGCGGCTCGGCGACCCGGACGAGGTCGCGGATCGACCGTTCCGCCATCTCGATCGTCACCGGCTGGTTGGTCAGCCGGTTGGAGGCGAGCAGGCGATTGAACGCGCCGTCGAGGTCGCGGCCGTTCTGGGTCACATGTTTGGCGACATAACCGAGCACGGCAAGGGGCACGTCGAAACCCTGGTGCTGGGCCCTGGCCTGGTTCAGCTTCTGCTTGAGGATGTCGAGCCGGAGGTTCTCGTCGAGCCCGCCGATTTCGACCGTCAGGCCGCCGGCCAGCCGCGAACGGACCCGCTCGTCCAGGTTCTCCAGGTCCGACGGCGGCCGGTCGCCGGCCACCACGACCTGCCGGCCGGCATCGATCAGAGCATTCAGCGTATGGCAGAATTCGGCCTGGGTCTGCTTGCCCTGCAGGAACTGCAGATCGTCGATGATCAAAAGGTCGATATTGCGCAGCGCCTCCTTGAAGGCGATCGCCGTCTGGTTCTTCAGCGAAGCGACGAAGCCGAAGGTGAACTTTTCGGCGGTGAGATAGAGAATGCGCCGGCCGGCGGCCTGGGCGGTTCCGGCAATGGCCTGCAACAGGTGGGTCTTGCCGAGGCCGACGCCGGCATGGATGTAGAGCGGATTGAACAGCACGCTGTCGGTGGTGCGCGACTGGGCGACCTGAAGCGCCGCGGCGCGGGCGAGCGTATTGGACCGGCCCTGCACGAAGCTGTCGAAGGTCAGGCGCGGATCGAGCGGTGAGCCGCCGAGCGCGTCGCTATGGCCATTGATGACGGGAGCCTGGTCGGGCGTGCGGGCGCCGGACTGGATGATCGGGCGGACGCTTTCGGGGGCGGCCTTCGGTTTCAACGGCACACGGTTGGTGACCGCCGAGCGCACCATCATGTCGATACGGATCGGCTGCGCGGCCTCCTCGCTCCAGCGCGCGATGATGCGGTCGCGATAATGATTGTCGATCCAGCTCTTCAGAAAGCGGGTCGGCACCGACAGGCGCACGGCGTCGTCTGCGGCATGATCGATCTCGATGCTCTTGAACCAGCTGTTGAACACGTCCTCGCCGAACTCGGCACGCAGGCGCCGGCGCACCCTTTCCCAAACTGCGCCCGCACGCATGGCGTCGCTCATGGTCTCGGTCTTGTCTTCGGTCAGGTCACGGACAAGTTCGGGGGTGGCGAACACGAGATTCTCCATCGTCGGTATGCGGCAATTAGCAGGGCGAAACGCGGTGATCCTGGTCGAGGATCGGAACGGCAAGAAAGGCGCTAGGCAATCAAGTTTGGATCCAGGGCAATCCGTCGACCTTCCACCCCGCCACACGGCCACGGTGACCGTCGGCGTCGGGAGGGCCTTCAAAGCCACCGGCCACATTGAAACAGCTGACATGGCCGGCATTGGTCATGGCGATGGCGGCAGCCTTCGAACGAACGCCCGACCGGCAGATGAAATAGAGTGGCGCATCCTTGCCGACGCCGCGTTCGGCCAAAACCGCATCCAGCTTGGCGGCGAAATCGGCGTCGATCTTCATGGCCGGAAACACCTGCCATTCGCTGCGGATCGGCTCCTTGCCCGCAGCCTTCAGGTCGGGCAGGCCGACATAGGCCCACTCGGCGGTCGTGCGCACGTCGACGAGCTGGGCCGATGCATCCTGCACCAGCGTTTCCAGGCAAGCCCGCGGCGTTACGTCCCCGGCATATCCGGCATCATTCAAAGACGACATGTGACCCCCATGCGAACGTCATTGCGCCCGCATGCCTCATTCCAAATGGTTCATTCTTGTTCAGGAGATCGATCGCCGCTTAGTCTTGACGCCGCTGCAGCAACCGAACCACGAAGTCTCAACAATTTTTCTAAAGTTTTACCTGGATTATTTTACCCTCGAAGAGGGACAAACTTTCCGGCCCCATCCTTCGATGGGCTGTTACTTCAGATGTTTCGTGAAACTCGAAGTGGCCCCCCCGAGTGCTTTGAACGATACACAGCGCCCCCGGCCTGGGCAACGGATTTCAATTAAGAAATGGTAAATGGCGCGGCCTTGACAGGCTACGCGTTTTCGGCACGCGATGAGCCGGCTTTCAACCCACTGACGAATCGTTGAAATCCGAATCCCGACAAGGTCGACTTGGACGCGGGCGAGACAAAAATTCGCTTCGAACAGAGGTTTTGGGATACCTCCGGGCCGATCGTTGCGGATGCGATACAAACTGTCCCCTCTGCAATCAATTGATATTGCTTACTTTTTTCTGAGAGATCTTGAGCCGGATCACGGTCCCCTGGTTTCGCTTGAAACCAAAAATTTAGGTTGCATTGCTTCTCTCAATGCTGTGGCAAGGCCGCAACGGCTCCCTTACGGAACCCTCTTCTGTGGCGCTCGGCCGGGTGCGGCGCACAACAAAAACCCGGCCGCGAGGCCGGGTTATGTATGTCCTGCAATGGTTGCAGAGAATGAAGCGTCAGGCGCCGATCTTGGCGATCTGATGAGCCAGGCGCGAGACCTTACGTGAAGCGGTATTCTTGTGAAGAACACCCTTCTGGGCCGCGCGCATGATCTCCGGTTCAGCCGCCCTCAGGGCGGCCGTCGCGGCGGTCTTGTCGCCGCTGGCGATCGCCTCGTCGAGCTTGCGCAGGAACGTGCGCATGCGCGAGCGGCGCGACTGGTTCACTGCGGTGCGCCGTGCGATGACACGGACGGCCTTCTTGGCAGAAGCGGTGTTGGCCATGGGTTTCCTGTCCCGGTGGCTGGCGTCGACGGAGTCGCCGCCCGAAGAAAATGAGAGCGGCGGCACGAGGCCGCCACGGAGGGCGGTCTATACGCAAGAGGGTCCCGGTCGTCAACTGCAAACGGGCCGGCCCTGCGAAAATCGCGGGGGACCGGGGGCTGCCGCGCCATTAGAACAAGGGCCCCGGCCTTACCCAGGCGCATTCGAGACCCGATGGCCCAGTCGTCTCCCCGCAATTTTGGCATGGTCGTCTTCTGGATGGCCGGCTCGCTCCTGTCCTTCTGTGCGGTGGCCATCTCCGTGCGAGAGCTCAGTGCCAGACTGACCGTGTTCGAGATCCTGGCACTGCGCAATATCGGCGGCCTGGTCATTCTCGGCGTCATGGCGCTGGTCGCCCATGACCCCGGCATGCGCCTGAAGCCGGCCAAGCCGTGGATCCATATCCTGCGCAACGGTCCACATTTCGCTGGCCAGGGGCTCTGGGCCTATGGCCTGACGGTGCTGCCGCTGACCACGGTGTTCGCCATCGAGTTCACCACGCCGGCCTGGGTCGCGGTCTTCGCGGTCATCTTCCTTGGCGAGCGGATGAACGCCTCGCGCCTGGTCGCGCTGATCCTCGGCTTTCTCGGTGTCCTGGTGATCCTCAGGCCCGGCATGGACAGTTTCCGCCCCGAGGCGCTGCTGGTGGCCGCCGCCGCGGTCTGTTTCGGCATCCAGATCACCACCACCAAGTTTCTCACCGGCTCGAATTCGACCTGGACCATCCTGTTCTGGATGAACCTGATGCAATTGCCGCTGAATCTCGCCGCCGACGTGGCGATCGGCCAGCCGCTGTTCTTCCTGACCAAGCTCGACCCCGGTCTCTGGCTGCCGGTCGCCGGTATCTGCGTCTGCGGCCTGACCGCGCACTATTGCCTGACCAACGCCTTCCGTCATGGCGACGCCATTGTCGTCATACCGATCGACTTTCTGCGCGTGCCGCTGATCGGGCTGATCGGCTGGCTGATCTATGCCGAGCAGCCCGAGCTTGCCGTCCTGATCGGCGCGGCCGTCGTCGTCACCGGCGTTCTCATCAATATCTACGCTGAATCGCGCGCACGCACGTGAGGCCCGGGTGATCCAGGTGGCGGCCGGATCGCGCAGCGCCATTGCCTTGCCCCTTGCATCGGTCCCCCGGATCGGTTACGCAGGACATCAACTGCGGCACGGGCCGCATCTGTCGAGGGTGATTTTCGTGCCGATCGCGCGTGCTCAAGCACCGGTCCGCATTCGCGCATTCTGCGCCACCCCCTCGCTTTCGCTCCTTCTGCTTATCTGCCCCTGAGCACCGACAGGGCCATCAGGCCTTGGCGCTCAGGGG
This portion of the Phreatobacter stygius genome encodes:
- a CDS encoding rhodanese-like domain-containing protein; the protein is MQDASAQLVDVRTTAEWAYVGLPDLKAAGKEPIRSEWQVFPAMKIDADFAAKLDAVLAERGVGKDAPLYFICRSGVRSKAAAIAMTNAGHVSCFNVAGGFEGPPDADGHRGRVAGWKVDGLPWIQT
- the dnaA gene encoding chromosomal replication initiator protein DnaA — its product is MRAGAVWERVRRRLRAEFGEDVFNSWFKSIEIDHAADDAVRLSVPTRFLKSWIDNHYRDRIIARWSEEAAQPIRIDMMVRSAVTNRVPLKPKAAPESVRPIIQSGARTPDQAPVINGHSDALGGSPLDPRLTFDSFVQGRSNTLARAAALQVAQSRTTDSVLFNPLYIHAGVGLGKTHLLQAIAGTAQAAGRRILYLTAEKFTFGFVASLKNQTAIAFKEALRNIDLLIIDDLQFLQGKQTQAEFCHTLNALIDAGRQVVVAGDRPPSDLENLDERVRSRLAGGLTVEIGGLDENLRLDILKQKLNQARAQHQGFDVPLAVLGYVAKHVTQNGRDLDGAFNRLLASNRLTNQPVTIEMAERSIRDLVRVAEPRRVKIEEIQKIVAQHYNVSRSDILSSRRTATVVRPRQIAMYLAKTMTLRSLPEIGRRFGGRDHTTVLHAVRKIEGLVGQDPALNEEVEVLKRRLND
- a CDS encoding DMT family transporter, whose product is MAQSSPRNFGMVVFWMAGSLLSFCAVAISVRELSARLTVFEILALRNIGGLVILGVMALVAHDPGMRLKPAKPWIHILRNGPHFAGQGLWAYGLTVLPLTTVFAIEFTTPAWVAVFAVIFLGERMNASRLVALILGFLGVLVILRPGMDSFRPEALLVAAAAVCFGIQITTTKFLTGSNSTWTILFWMNLMQLPLNLAADVAIGQPLFFLTKLDPGLWLPVAGICVCGLTAHYCLTNAFRHGDAIVVIPIDFLRVPLIGLIGWLIYAEQPELAVLIGAAVVVTGVLINIYAESRART
- the rpsT gene encoding 30S ribosomal protein S20, which produces MANTASAKKAVRVIARRTAVNQSRRSRMRTFLRKLDEAIASGDKTAATAALRAAEPEIMRAAQKGVLHKNTASRKVSRLAHQIAKIGA